In one Melopsittacus undulatus isolate bMelUnd1 chromosome 4, bMelUnd1.mat.Z, whole genome shotgun sequence genomic region, the following are encoded:
- the ZFYVE21 gene encoding zinc finger FYVE domain-containing protein 21 isoform X1, translating to MSGCEARDAKKLVRSPSGLRMVPEHRSARSPFGLDEPPWVPDKECPRCMQCDTKFDFITRKHHCRRCGKCFCDKCCSKKVPLPRMCFVDPVRQCAECALISQKESEFYDKQLKVLMNGATFFVTLGTSEKSELMVCRLSNNQRYLVLDGDSHYEIEIIQISTVQILTEGFTPGEKDTYAYTSLLESQHIPEGGNSRAIGMILQYKVPGSEELTQMKFTASEDFSCNKKLSASWLAAMHKATKLLYESRDQ from the exons ATGTCGGGGTGCGAGGCCCGCGATGCCAAGAAGCTGGTGCGGTCGCCCAGCGGACTGCGCATGGTGCCCGAGCACCGCTCTGCCCGCAGCCCGTTCGGCCTGGACGAGCCTCCTTGGGTGCCTGACAAGGAG TGCCCAAGATGTATGCAGTGTGATACAAAATTTGACTTCATAACTAGAAAG CACCACTGTCGAAGATGTGGGAAGTGTTTCTGTGACAAGTGCTGCAGTAAAAAAGTGCCTCTGCCTCGCATGTGCTTTGTGGACCCTGTGCGCCAGTGTGCTGAATGTGCCCTCATCTCTCAGAAAGAATCAGAGTTTTATGACAAGCAGCTTAAAGTACTTATGAATG GTGCTACGTTCTTTGTAACTCTGGGGACATCTGAAAAATCTGAGCTCATGGTTTGTCGACTTTCCAACAATCAGAG GTATCTGGTTTTGGATGGAGACAGCCATTATGAAATTGAAATTATACAGATTTCAACTGTTCAGATACTTACAGAGGGATTTACTCCTGGGG AAAAAGATACTTACGCTTACACCAGTCTTCTGGAGAGCCAGCACATACCTGAAG gagGCAATAGTCGTGCCATAGGTATGATTCTGCAGTATAAGGTACCAGGATCAGAGGAGCTAACGCAGATGAAGTTTACAGCTAGTGAAGACTTCAGCTGTAATAAGAAGCTGTCAGCAAGCTGGCTGGCAGCTATGCACAAG GCAACAAAACTTCTTTACGAGTCCCGGGACCAGTAA
- the ZFYVE21 gene encoding zinc finger FYVE domain-containing protein 21 isoform X2, with amino-acid sequence MSGCEARDAKKLVRSPSGLRMVPEHRSARSPFGLDEPPWVPDKECPRCMQCDTKFDFITRKHHCRRCGKCFCDKCCSKKVPLPRMCFVDPVRQCAECALISQKESEFYDKQLKVLMNGATFFVTLGTSEKSELMVCRLSNNQRYLVLDGDSHYEIEIIQISTVQILTEGFTPGGGNSRAIGMILQYKVPGSEELTQMKFTASEDFSCNKKLSASWLAAMHKATKLLYESRDQ; translated from the exons ATGTCGGGGTGCGAGGCCCGCGATGCCAAGAAGCTGGTGCGGTCGCCCAGCGGACTGCGCATGGTGCCCGAGCACCGCTCTGCCCGCAGCCCGTTCGGCCTGGACGAGCCTCCTTGGGTGCCTGACAAGGAG TGCCCAAGATGTATGCAGTGTGATACAAAATTTGACTTCATAACTAGAAAG CACCACTGTCGAAGATGTGGGAAGTGTTTCTGTGACAAGTGCTGCAGTAAAAAAGTGCCTCTGCCTCGCATGTGCTTTGTGGACCCTGTGCGCCAGTGTGCTGAATGTGCCCTCATCTCTCAGAAAGAATCAGAGTTTTATGACAAGCAGCTTAAAGTACTTATGAATG GTGCTACGTTCTTTGTAACTCTGGGGACATCTGAAAAATCTGAGCTCATGGTTTGTCGACTTTCCAACAATCAGAG GTATCTGGTTTTGGATGGAGACAGCCATTATGAAATTGAAATTATACAGATTTCAACTGTTCAGATACTTACAGAGGGATTTACTCCTGGGG gagGCAATAGTCGTGCCATAGGTATGATTCTGCAGTATAAGGTACCAGGATCAGAGGAGCTAACGCAGATGAAGTTTACAGCTAGTGAAGACTTCAGCTGTAATAAGAAGCTGTCAGCAAGCTGGCTGGCAGCTATGCACAAG GCAACAAAACTTCTTTACGAGTCCCGGGACCAGTAA